In the Primulina eburnea isolate SZY01 unplaced genomic scaffold, ASM2296580v1 ctg739_ERROPOS11973397, whole genome shotgun sequence genome, one interval contains:
- the LOC140821946 gene encoding nuclear intron maturase 2, mitochondrial-like — MHRSVIVFCRRALRSRATVLSPNHRHYVLLHPQLTNAVNLRNNRGFFLSRAFSTSTYYRQVPDPNDPASLMKEDGVAVCSQMWIENFREPEKTITNLTNYLRRFELWVLAYQKVCADEMGAYMPRSSITRAALEDLLALRNAVLDSKFKWGARLEFFVKSPKDKTEYESLSKRKIKAILTTTQPAAFQDRIVQEVLFMILEPVYEARFSQKSFAFRPGRNAQTVLRVIRRNFAGYLWYIKGDLSTVLDGMKIGMVISALMRDVRDKKVVDLIKAALTTPVITSKIDDGEKKKKTKRKYQKKKVLAEDEPKPDPYWLITFFGFAPEEAEILPSWGHCGILSPLLANICLDELDRWMEGKIKEFYRPSTRDVIWNSPDGDAEQGNTSWPEFVPTSGPDKTRKIDYIRYGGHILIGVRGPRADAATLRKQLIEFCDQKYMLKLDNESLPIEHITKGIMFLDHVLCRRVVYPTLRYTATGGKIISEKGVGTLLSVTASLKQCIKQFRKLNFLKGDRDPDPQPCFRMFHATQAHTNAQMNKFLTTMAEWYRYADNRKKIVNFCSYILRGSLAKLYAAKYKLRSRAKVYKIGSRNLSRPLKEKKGQSPEYHNLLRMGLVESIDGLQYTRMSLVPEADYTPFPANWRPDHEKALLEFIGLENSQTLDEQRDCLKEQGLISPQDYISMLVWNYKKNAISVDNLSFTRISENELNNEEALLSDSNDESNERMDNEEQKVERIHVAQM, encoded by the coding sequence ATGCATCGTAGTGTGATTGTGTTTTGCCGCAGAGCACTCAGAAGTAGAGCCACGGTTTTATCTCCAAATCACCGCCACTACGTGTTGCTTCATCCTCAATTGACAAATGCAGTCAACCTAAGAAATAATCGTGGGTTTTTTCTATCAAGAGCATTTAGCACTTCTACTTATTATAGGCAAGTGCCTGACCCGAATGACCCGGCCTCCTTGATGAAGGAGGACGGTGTTGCAGTTTGTTCTCAAATGTGGATTGAAAACTTCAGAGAACCCGAGAAAACTATTACCAATTTGACGAATTATTTGAGGAGATTTGAATTGTGGGTTTTGGCGTACCAAAAGGTTTGTGCTGATGAGATGGGTGCGTACATGCCACGAAGTTCCATCACACGCGCTGCTCTGGAGGATTTGTTGGCTCTACGTAATGCAGTTcttgatagtaaattcaagtgGGGAGCTAGGTTAGAGTTTTTCGTTAAGTCACCAAAGGATAAGACAGAATATGAGTCTTTGTCGAAGAGGAAGATCAAGGCAATCTTGACAACTACGCAGCCAGCTGCTTTTCAAGATAGGATTGTCCAAGAGgtattattcatgattttggagccAGTTTATGAGGCTAGGTTCTCGCAAAAGTCATTTGCGTTTCGGCCAGGCAGGAATGCCCAAACAGTTCTGAGGGTGATTAGGCGGAACTTTGCAGGGTACTTGTGGTATATAAAGGGGGATTTGAGTACAGTGTTGGATGGAATGAAAATTGGTATGGTTATTAGTGCTTTAATGAGGGACGTTAGGGATAAGAAAGTGGTTGATTTGATAAAGGCAGCGCTGACCACGCCTGTTATCACTAGTAAGATTGATGATGgggagaagaaaaagaagactAAAAGAAAGTATCAAAAAAAGAAAGTTCTGGCAGAAGATGAGCCGAAGCCTGATCCGTATTGGTTGATAACCTTCTTTGGGTTTGCACCAGAGGAGGCCGAAATACTTCCTTCATGGGGCCATTGTGGAATCCTAAGTCCTCTTTTGGCTAACATATGCCTGGATGAATTGGACCGTTGGATGGAAGGtaaaattaaagaattttatAGACCATCTACCAGAGATGTCATATGGAACTCTCCTGATGGGGATGCAGAACAAGGCAATACGTCTTGGCCGGAATTTGTGCCAACAAGTGGCCCAGATAAGACTCGGAAGATTGACTACATCCGCTATGGTGGTCACATTTTGATTGGAGTCAGGGGACCGAGGGCCGATGCAGCAACTCTTAGAAAGCAGTTGATAGAATTCTGTGACCAGAAGTATATGCTGAAACTTGACAACGAGAGCCTCCCGATTGAGCACATTactaaaggcatcatgtttcttgaCCATGTATTATGCCGAAGGGTTGTCTATCCTACTCTAAGATATACGGCTACTGGTGGAAAAATAATCAGTGAGAAGGGTGTCGGGACACTGTTGTCAGTCACTGCAAGCTTGAAGCAGTGCATCAAACAGTTTAGGAAGCTGAACTTTCTGAAGGGAGATAGGGATCCAGATCCACAACCTTGCTTTAGAATGTTTCATGCTACCCAGGCTCACACAAACGCTCAGATGAACAAGTTCTTGACCACAATGGCTGAGTGGTATCGATATGCAGACAATAGGAAGAAAATCGTTAATTTTTGCTCTTACATCCTTAGAGGTTCACTTGCAAAGCTCTATGCTGCTAAGTACAAGCTAAGGTCACGAGCAAAGGTTTACAAGATTGGTTCTCGGAATTTGAGTCGCCCTTTGAAGGAAAAGAAAGGGCAGTCGCCTGAGTACCATAATTTACTGAGAATGGGTCTTGTGGAATCAATTGATGGGCTTCAATACACCCGAATGTCTCTTGTACCAGAGGCTGACTATACCCCATTTCCAGCTAACTGGAGGCCAGATCACGAGAAAGCATTGCTCGAATTTATTGGGCTTGAAAACTCTCAAACTCTTGATGAGCAACGTGACTGCCTTAAAGAACAAGGTCTGATTTCACCTCAAGATTACATTTCGATGCTAGTATGGAATTATAAAAAGAATGCAATTTCTGTGGACAATCTTTCCTTTACCCGAATCAGTGAGAATGAACTGAACAATGAAGAGGCTTTATTGTCGGATTCAAATGATGAATCAAATGAAAGAATGGacaatgaagaacaaaaagtaGAAAGGATCCATGTTGCACAAATGTAA
- the LOC140821800 gene encoding probable NAD(P)H dehydrogenase (quinone) FQR1-like 2: MGKGGGCVPSKKKLPKPTTAASSSDDSLPESTYPPATNHVVSNESTTPTISDPTRNLKLFVVFYSMYGHVEGLARRMKRGVEMTPGVDAVLYRVPETLPDEVLCKMQAPPKDDSIPVIGSPDELATADGFLFGFPTRYGCMAAQMKAFFDSTGQLWREQKLAGKPAGFFVSTGTQGGGQETTAWTAITQLAHHGMLFIPIGYTFGGGMFKMDSIRGGTPYGAGVYAGDGTREPSETELSIAEHQGKYMADIVKRLAQS, encoded by the exons ATGGGAAAGGGTGGAGGCTGTGTTCCCAGCAAGAAAAAGCTTCCAAAACCCACAACCGCCGCCTCCTCCTCCGATGATAGCCTCCCGGAATCCACCTATCCGCCCGCCACAAACCATGTCGTCAGTAATGAGTCCACCACCCCCACAATTTCAGATCCCACGCGGAATCTCAAGCTCTTCGTAGTTTTTTACTCCATGTACGGCCACGTGGAGGGCCTTGCCCGGCGGATGAAACGAGGGGTCGAGATGACTCCCGGCGTAGATGCTGTGCTCTACCGTGTGCCGGAGACTCTACCCGACGAAGTACTTTGCAAAATGCAGGCTCCGCCGAAAGACGATTCGATCCCTGTGATCGGGTCTCCCGATGAATTGGCGACAGCTGATGGATTTTTATTCGGATTTCCCACGAGGTACGGGTGCATGGCTGCGCAAATGAAGGCTTTCTTTGATTCTACGGGACAGTTGTGGAGAGAGCAGAAGCTCGCTGGCAAGCCTGCTGGCTTCTTCGTCAGCACCGGAACCCAAGGTGGAGGCCAAGAGACTACTGC GTGGACAGCAATCACACAATTAGCTCATCATGGGATGCTGTTTATTCCCATTGGATACACTTTCGGAGGTGGTATGTTCAAAATGGATTCCATCAGAGGAGGTACTCCGTATGGTGCTGGAGTCTATGCGGGTGATGGCACGAGGGAACCAAGTGAAACAGAACTGTCCATTGCAGAACATCAAGGCAAATACATGGCTGATATTGTTAAGAGGCTTGCTCAGAGTTAA